In the Phaseolus vulgaris cultivar G19833 chromosome 7, P. vulgaris v2.0, whole genome shotgun sequence genome, one interval contains:
- the LOC137830344 gene encoding CAAX prenyl protease 2 gives MGEEGVVSDSMALIACITMALFYVAILYAPTLLLRLPPPSSFETYMIRRFLCAIVSSVLSLFLSVFILPVQTKELHHIVGVFGIRRDHIWQAVVLPLCLTSLMYAGSIFDKCLLFLASWGQHTSSGDALSFDSCKFALQRFLDWLSVISSNILVWRNYVVAPLTEELVFRACMIPLLLCGGFKTYSVTLLCPIFFSLAHLNHFVEIYTKQNYRIMKAVMVIGLQLGYTVVFGSYASFLFIRTGHLVAPLVAHIYCNFMGLPVLYSQRSRIVSVTFIIGFLGFLWLLFPMTGPDLYNERIDNCSCWQGYCTWRERIRMPQM, from the exons ATGGGGGAAGAAGGCGTTGTTTCGGATTCAATGGCGTTGATTGCTTGCATAACAATGGCCCTCTTCTACGTCGCCATCCTCTACGCTCCCACCCTCCTCCTCCGTCTCCCGCCTCCTTCTTCTTTCGAAACCTACATGATTCGACGCTTCCTGTGCGCCATCGTTTCGTCTgtcctctccctcttcctctcCGTATTCATCCTCCCC GTGCAAACTAAGGAACTGCATCACATTGTTGGTGTATTTGGCATCCGGAGGGACCATATT TGGCAAGCTGTGGTCCTTCCTCTTTGCTTGACCTCCCTAATGTATGCTGGGTCTATCTTTGACAAGTGTCTTTTGTTTCTGGCTTCTTGGGGGCAACACACAAGTTCTGGAGATGCCCTGTCCTTTGATTCCTGCAAATTTGCCTTACAGCGGTTTCTTGACTGGTTATCTGTGATTTCGTCAAATATTTTGGTGTGGCGAAACTATGTTGTG GCACCCCTTACCGAGGAGTTGGTGTTTAGGGCATGCATGATACCTTTACTTCTGTGTGGAGGATTTAAAACATACAGTGTTACTCTTCTTTGCCCTATTTTCTTCAGCTTGG CACATTTAAATCATTTTGTGGAGATTTACACCAAGCAAAATTACAGAATAATGAAGGCTGTTATGGTTATAG GTCTCCAGCTTGGCTACACTGTTGTCTTTGGGTCATACGcatcttttcttttcattcGAACTG GACACCTTGTGGCTCCTTTAGTGGCGCACATATACTGTAATTTTATGGGACTGCCTGTATTGTATTCGCAGAGAAGTA GGATTGTAAGTGTAACATTCATAATAGGATTCCTGGGCTTTTTGTGGCTTCTTTTCCCAATGACGGGCCCAGATTTGTATAATGAAAGAATAGATAACTGCAGTTGTTGGCAAGGGTACTGCACATGGAGAGAAAGGATAAGAATGCCCCAGATGTAA